The following is a genomic window from Polaribacter atrinae.
ATGGTTTTGTTTTAATTTGTTTGGTATTCCAATTCAATTCCTTTCTAAAATATTGATTTAAAGCAATACAAACTCTACTATCTCCAGCAATATATACCATTTTAATACCTTTCATTTTTGGAGTGATGTTTTTAACCAAACTTAAAATTTCAGAAATAGAATTTTGCTCTAAGTTATAAAAATTAAAAGAGTTTGAGCTGTCTATGTCTTCAAAAAAATCTGATTTGTTTGCACTATAAATAATGCTTCTACTTGTTTTTTATTAGACAAGTTTCTGTTTAAGATATATAAATGAGATAAAGCAGATATGTCTCCAATCATTAAGTAACTATCTGCTGTTTTATCAAGTAAAAAGTTTCCTTTTTTCCATTTAAAATAAACAAGATCACCTTCTTTACAATTAACTACCCATTTTGCACCAATTCCCTTGCTATCGGTTGCAATGGCTAATTCTAAAAGACCTTCGTTTTTATTGATGTTCCAAACACTATAGCTTCTTACTTTGTCTTTAAAGTCTATATCATCATTATCAATACCAATACCAATACCTAATCGTAAAAAATAACCAGGTTGAAATACAGTTTTTTTAATGCTGTCACTTTTTAATTGAATTTTATATACAGAGTCAGAAATTTGTGTCTTTTTAGAGATGATAGCATTTTGTAATACTACTTTTTTTAATATGTTTTCTAGTAAGCTCATTTTAATTAAGAATTTACAGGTTTTCTTTTATTTCTACGTTTAATAAAGTAACTTTTTATAATTGGTATTCTAATTACAAATCCAATACCTACTATTATTGCATATATCAGCCAAGTTTTATCTAGAATAGCAACATGAAGTATGCTTAAAAAGATAGCAGCATATGCCCAACTTTGAAGCTTTTTCCATTTAGCTTTTAATCGTTTCATAGATTTTCTATTCGATGTAAAAAATAAAGGGATTAAAATTAAAATAGCGATAAAGCCTGCTATATAATTTACTTGGGTAAAGGTTTCTATAAAGCCTTCGGTGGATATAAAAATAATGAAGTGTAAAAAACTCCAAACTGCAGTTGCAATACCCATAGCTTGTCTTACATAAAGATTGTTAACTCCAAAAAGGATAAAAAAAGGAGTACAGGTTAGTACAGCAGTCATCCATCTAATAGCAAACTCGCCAGATACATGATACAGCATCTCTAAAGTAGTTTTACCTTCAGTAGCGGTTTTTTCTATAATGGATATAGAAAGACCATCAGTAAAACTAATATGTATCATATTAAAAATGACAAGTAAGGGGAGAGAAGCTAATATGGTAACTAAAATCCAACCATAATTTTTTCTTATAGATTTCATTAAATATTCTAATTTAGATTAAATTTTGATGTGTTGCCAAAAGTTGGTTGTAAAGATATTTGGCTCATTTTTAATTGTCAAAGATTGTATTAGTTACCAATAAAATAAAGGTGAATCTTGATTTAAAAATGGTAAATGTGAGACTCTTTTTTATTGCAACTAATTGTTTATGCTAGTTACTTTAATAATATATTTTTGTTTTTTTAGCCGTTAAAATGTTAGTTAAGAGTAATGTATCGTTTTTTTCTTTTATTAATTTTTATAAATACTTTAATAGTAAACTCCTACCGATAATTGGTACAAACATTATCAGTAGGAGTGAGTTGGATTTAAAGTTTTTTACTTTATTTAATTTAAAGTGATTGTAAAACTTTGACCAGGCTTAAAATCATAACCTTCACCAATTTCAACAACCAAAACTGTATCAGAATCAATTCTTAGATTTACAGACGCATTGCTTGATGTAAATCCGTTTACGTCTTGTGTGTTTTCAAAAGTAAAGTAATATCTGTCATAAGTATCGGCTTCCATTACTCTAAATAAATCACCGTAAGTAGCATCATTTGCCTTTGCAACTAGCTCAAAAGAAATACTGTTTTTATCGATATCAATATCATATAAATTTAGTAGATAAGAAGGGAATTCTACCGATTCGCTAATACTAGATGTTGCAGCTAAAGCACCTGCAGGTTGGTGAAATAAATCTTCGATTGCTAATTCAGCTCCTTGTGTAAATGCTGTAGATTGAAATGTGTTGGTTACTGTTACATTAGAACCTAATGTTATAGGGTCAGATATATCATCATTATTACTACAAGAATAAATTGTGATTGATAATAAGATTACAGCTAGAAATTTTAATTTAGAATAGTTCATCATTTTGTTTTTATATTAAATTATTAATACTGCAAAATTGAATTATTTCTAAAGCAATGTAATTGGTAAAATGAGGATAAAAATGGTAAATATGAGAATTACGTTAATTGATTCTTTCTAAAACTTTTGGGAGAAATGCCCATTTTGTTTTTAAAAAACTTGGTAAAATTGGTTACTTCATCAAACCCAAGTTCAAAGGCAATTTCTTTTAGACTTTTTTCTGTACTAACAATGGCACGTTTGGCTTCTAGAATTACGTATGCGTCAATAAAAGATTTGGCAGTGTTTAAAGTAAAATCTCTAACTGTTTGGTTTAAGTGCTTTGTAGAAATAAGCAATTTATTGGCATAGTCTTTAACGTTTCTAGTTTTAGTGTAATCAGATTCTACCAAATTTTTAAAATTGATAAAAGTATCGTATTGTTTTAATTTATGTTTTTTTAATTCGCTTGTGTTAGATTTTCCTTCTAATTTTAATAAGTAAATGTTTAATAATGATGCAATAATATTTTTTTTAGCAAAGCTATTTTCGGTGGTGAGTTCTTCTACAAGTTGATTCAAAAAAATATCATTACTTTCTTTATCATTGGTAATGGGTGATGTAGTATGGTAATTATATAAGTGAGAAATTAAATTTATAGATGATTTTGAAAAATAATTTAAAACAAAATCTTCAGTAAATATAATTAAGAAACCTTCGTATTTTGGATTTTTTTGAAACGCATGTACTTGCCCTTTCGCTATTTTTAAAACAGAACCAGCAGATAAATTGTAATCTTTTAAATCAATTTGATGTTTTCCAGTACCATTAGTAACAATCAATAATGCAAAAAATGATATTCTGTGTGGTAATTCTGGGTTATGGTCTAAATCTGTAAATATTCTTGTAAAGAGATGAGATAGGTTAATAAATTCAAAATCTTTTGAGTTTGCATTACTTTTAAACGATATGTTTGGAATGTTCTTCAAATTGTTTCTTTAAGTTCATTAACGGAATAATAAAATCCTTCTAAGTTTACTTTACTACGAAATTCTTACTTTCTATATTTTTGATGAAGATAAATATACAAATTAAATTAGGTTGATTCTAGGTATGAAATATAATAGTCTTTAGCAAAATGTATTTTTTTGATTATTAAGATTTTTTATTTTACAAAGTTGTCATAGATATTACTTAAAAACTACTTAAAACTGACAAAGTTGCGGATATGTTATGGGGATAAAAAATTATATAAAATAAGGTGCTTAAGTTGTTTTTTGACGTTATAAGCCAATCACAGCGTGTTTTTATTCTTTTAAATGGAGTTGTTTTGGTGTTTTATTATTTTTTGGCTTGGTTTTGGCGGACAATCTTTCTGTAAGTTTAAACTAAAAGAGTTTTTGTATAAGAATTATGCAAAAGCTTTTTTTCAAATTAAAGAATTATAGTATGAGTCAAGTAAAAGAGAACAATACCGTAAAAGTACATTATACAGGTAAATTAACTGATGGGCAAATTTTTGATACGTCTGAAGGAAAAGAGCCAATTGAGTTTACTTTAGGAGAAGGAAAGTTAATACCTGGATTTGAAAAGGGTTTAATCGACATGAAAGTAAGTGAAAAGAAAACCATTACTATTGCTAAAGAAGAAGCATATGGTGAGGTAAACGAGCAATTAATACAAGAAGTAAATAAATCTGACCTTCCACAAGATATGGAGCCTCAAGTAGGTATGGGATTGGTTTCTAAATCGCCAGACGGTAGAGAAATGAATTTAATGGTTGTAGAAGTAAAAGATGAAAGTATTGTAATTGATGGTAATCATCCTTTAGCTGGTAAAGATCTTGTTTTTGATCTTGAAGTTGTAGAGATTATATAAGTTATTGGTACTAAAGTATAGTACAATATATAAATTACAAAACACCCTTTGCACATTAATTTGTAGCAAAGGGTGTTTTTTTATACCATTTCTGTAGCTAAAATAATATAGTAGTTGAGTTTAAAAGTAAGCCTCTAACATCATATAAATTTAAGTATATTTTACCAAAATTTCTGTTACTTTATGTAAATCGCTTGCTACAATTTCTGTTTTTGGTGCTAACGGAAAAAGTTGTTGTCCAGGTCTGCTTACAAAAGCAGCGCGCCAACCCGCCCAAAGAGCACCAGCAACATCCCAACCATGTGCAGCAATAAGCATACATTCATCTAACTGAACCCCCATTTTGTGTGCGCCCCAAACGTATGTATTTGTAAATGGTTTAAACTTACCACTATCTTCTACACTAAGTAAATCATCAAAATATGTTGTTAAGCCAGCATTTTTAAATTGATTTTTTAATCCTTCGTTAGAAGAATTTGTAAATGCAACTAATTTGTATCCGGCTTTTTTTAATTGCGTTAGAGCTTCTTTTACTTCTGGATGCGCAGGTAAATTTTGCATCGCTGCCACAATAATTTTACGTGCTTCTTCTTCTTCTGAAATTACAATATCATGGTTTGCGGCAACCATTTGTAACGTTGCCGCACCAATATGTGTAAAGGGCTTGTATTGTCCGCTTGCGGAAACCACTAAAGAATACTGCAACATCGTTGTAAACCATAAAGAAAGTAAATCTTCTCTACCGCCTAAAGCGATGCCAATTTGTTTTTTTACAGGAGAAAGGTCTAAAAGCGTTTCATTAACATCAAAGAATAATACTTTTGGTTTTAATGTATTCATAACGGTCTTATTTTAATTTTTCTAATGCAGTGATAATTTCTGTTGGCTCTGCTCTTTGTCTATAATCAGCATCTAAAAAAGCATACTGAATAATTCCGTTTGTGTCGATAACATACGTTGCAGCCAAAGGCAATTGGTTGTCATTATTTCCATTTTTTTCGCTTAAACCGAATCCAGTTTCATAAATATCAGCCACTTCATCCGTTAATTGAAACACAATACCATATTCTTTTCCTATAACATTATCAAGATCACTTAAAACAGTGAATTCTAAATTGTTTTTTTCGGCAGTGTCTAATGAGTTGTCTGGTAATTCTGGAGTTAAAGCAATTAGTGTAGCACCTGCTTTTGCAAAATCGGGTAATTTTTCTTGTAAATAGTGTAGCGTAATGTTGCAATAAGGGCACCATCCGCCTCTGTACCAAGTTAAAATTACGGGACCATTTTCTAGCTCGTTGTATAAAGAAACCTCTTTGTTTAACGCATTTTTTAGGGTAAAGTTTGGTGCTTTATCACCTACATTTAAGGCGCTTTCAAGTACTCCAGAATCGGCTACACTTGTAATACCATCTGCGTAAATCTTGTTTTTCTCTTTGGTAAACTTAGTAGCGCCTTCTTTACGCTTTGTATTTAACAATGTATCTAATACTCCTTCATTTGCTTCCATGGTTTTTAACTTTTTAAATAACTACTGTATTAAACAGATTTTTGTTCTTTGATTAATTCGGATAGTACTTGTTTAAAGGTGTCTACTGGTTGTGCACCAGTTACTGCACTTTTTCTATTAAAAACAATAGTTGGTACAGAGTTAACTCCTAAATTTTTCCAATAATTTTGTTTTGTTCTTACTTTGTTTCTTGCGGCTTCATTATCTAATTTGGCCATTCCTTCATCAGCATTTAAACCAACAGACAATAATGCTTCTTTTAAAATTTCTCTTTTAGAAACATCTTTACGTTCACTAAAAAAAGCAGTTGTTAAACACATTTTTAATTCGGTTTGTTTCCCAAAATCTTTTGCATATTCTAAAAGAACATGTGCTTCAAAAGTGTTTACCATTCTCATTTCATCAAAATAATCAAATTTAAAACCAAGTTCTTCTCCAACTTCAGTCATATTTCGTTTTGATTCTTCTTGCTGCTCTTTGGTAGACCCATATTTTTCTGTAATATGTTCATCTACATTCTGACCTTCTGCAGGCATATTCGGATTCAACTCAAAAGGTTGCCATTCAATTTCTACTTGGTCTTGAACACCTAGTTCTGTTATGGCTTTTTCTAAACGCTTATAGCCAATGG
Proteins encoded in this region:
- a CDS encoding haloacid dehalogenase type II — protein: MNTLKPKVLFFDVNETLLDLSPVKKQIGIALGGREDLLSLWFTTMLQYSLVVSASGQYKPFTHIGAATLQMVAANHDIVISEEEEARKIIVAAMQNLPAHPEVKEALTQLKKAGYKLVAFTNSSNEGLKNQFKNAGLTTYFDDLLSVEDSGKFKPFTNTYVWGAHKMGVQLDECMLIAAHGWDVAGALWAGWRAAFVSRPGQQLFPLAPKTEIVASDLHKVTEILVKYT
- a CDS encoding ferric reductase codes for the protein MKSIRKNYGWILVTILASLPLLVIFNMIHISFTDGLSISIIEKTATEGKTTLEMLYHVSGEFAIRWMTAVLTCTPFFILFGVNNLYVRQAMGIATAVWSFLHFIIFISTEGFIETFTQVNYIAGFIAILILIPLFFTSNRKSMKRLKAKWKKLQSWAYAAIFLSILHVAILDKTWLIYAIIVGIGFVIRIPIIKSYFIKRRNKRKPVNS
- a CDS encoding DsbA family oxidoreductase: MKEKLKIDIVSDVVCPWCTIGYKRLEKAITELGVQDQVEIEWQPFELNPNMPAEGQNVDEHITEKYGSTKEQQEESKRNMTEVGEELGFKFDYFDEMRMVNTFEAHVLLEYAKDFGKQTELKMCLTTAFFSERKDVSKREILKEALLSVGLNADEGMAKLDNEAARNKVRTKQNYWKNLGVNSVPTIVFNRKSAVTGAQPVDTFKQVLSELIKEQKSV
- a CDS encoding peroxiredoxin-like family protein, which translates into the protein MEANEGVLDTLLNTKRKEGATKFTKEKNKIYADGITSVADSGVLESALNVGDKAPNFTLKNALNKEVSLYNELENGPVILTWYRGGWCPYCNITLHYLQEKLPDFAKAGATLIALTPELPDNSLDTAEKNNLEFTVLSDLDNVIGKEYGIVFQLTDEVADIYETGFGLSEKNGNNDNQLPLAATYVIDTNGIIQYAFLDADYRQRAEPTEIITALEKLK
- a CDS encoding FAD-binding oxidoreductase, producing the protein MSLLENILKKVVLQNAIISKKTQISDSVYKIQLKSDSIKKTVFQPGYFLRLGIGIGIDNDDIDFKDKVRSYSVWNINKNEGLLELAIATDSKGIGAKWVVNCKEGDLVYFKWKKGNFLLDKTADSYLMIGDISALSHLYILNRNLSNKKQVEALFIVQTNQIFLKT
- a CDS encoding AraC family transcriptional regulator, producing MKNIPNISFKSNANSKDFEFINLSHLFTRIFTDLDHNPELPHRISFFALLIVTNGTGKHQIDLKDYNLSAGSVLKIAKGQVHAFQKNPKYEGFLIIFTEDFVLNYFSKSSINLISHLYNYHTTSPITNDKESNDIFLNQLVEELTTENSFAKKNIIASLLNIYLLKLEGKSNTSELKKHKLKQYDTFINFKNLVESDYTKTRNVKDYANKLLISTKHLNQTVRDFTLNTAKSFIDAYVILEAKRAIVSTEKSLKEIAFELGFDEVTNFTKFFKNKMGISPKSFRKNQLT
- a CDS encoding SIP domain-containing protein, whose product is MIYSANKSDFFEDIDSSNSFNFYNLEQNSISEILSLVKNITPKMKGIKMVYIAGDSRVCIALNQYFRKELNWNTKQIKTKPFWNPDKKGLE
- a CDS encoding FKBP-type peptidyl-prolyl cis-trans isomerase, coding for MSQVKENNTVKVHYTGKLTDGQIFDTSEGKEPIEFTLGEGKLIPGFEKGLIDMKVSEKKTITIAKEEAYGEVNEQLIQEVNKSDLPQDMEPQVGMGLVSKSPDGREMNLMVVEVKDESIVIDGNHPLAGKDLVFDLEVVEII